A window of the Helianthus annuus cultivar XRQ/B chromosome 4, HanXRQr2.0-SUNRISE, whole genome shotgun sequence genome harbors these coding sequences:
- the LOC110937954 gene encoding GTP-binding protein BRASSINAZOLE INSENSITIVE PALE GREEN 2, chloroplastic: MSVFLSTSPLLPSRTQTLILNQHTSQSHTSIHLLNAIPSIPFIALNNKPFNNKNPYITLSANSTSPTINDSGKSLTKRHKKQPLLSEGRDTDESLGLVCPGCGVFMQDYDPTQPGYYQKRKVEITNGFEDEFVLDDLDEGESEIESKIDILDDDEIDWELDFEDDEDDLKELDGFTDPGIGYGNITEEVLEKAKKKRVSKSERKRLAREAQLEKEEVTVCARCHSLRNYGQVKNQTAENLIPDFDFDKLISTRLMKPTGNADSTVVVIVVDCVDFDGSFPKRAAKSLFESLEGGRDGLPRSKKLPKLVLVATKVDLLPSQISPTRLDRWVRHRAKAHGAPRLNGVYLVSSRKDLGVRNLLTFVKDLAGPRGHVWVIGAQNAGKSTLINAFAKKGGVKATKLTEAAVPGTTLGILRIGGVLSAKAKMYDTPGLLHPYLMSMRLNREEQKMVEIRKELRPRTYRIKQGQTIHVGGLMRLDLNQASVQTIYVTVWASPNVSLHLGKVENADEIWNKHAGVRLQPPIGVDRLSELGKWESREVKVSGTSWDVNSVDLSAAGLGWFSLGLKGEATLTLWTFDGIEITTREPLVLDRAPFLERPGFLLPKAISDAITKENKTESQKEDALV; encoded by the exons ATGTCAGTTTTCTTATCAACTTCACCTCTTCTTCCTTCAAGAACTCAAACCCTCATTCTAAACCAACACACTTCACAATCCCACACATCAATTCATCTTCTCAATGCTATTCCTTCAATTCCTTTTATAGCTTTAAACAATAAACCCTTCAACAACAAAAACCCATATATTACATTATCAGCAAACTCTACTTCACCAACAATCAACGATTCAGGTAAAAGTTTAACAAAAAGACACAAAAAGCAACCGCTTTTAAGCGAGGGAAGAGACACTGACGAATCTTTAGGGCTTGTTTGTCCGGGATGTGGTGTTTTTATGCAAGATTATGATCCTACTCAACCTGGGTATTATCAGAAAAGGAAAGTGGAAATCACAAATGGGTTTGAAGATGAGTTTGTGTTAGATGATCTTGATGAAGGAGAAAGCGAAATCGAGAGTAAAATCGATATTTTGGATGATGATGAGATTGATTGGGAATTAGattttgaagatgatgaagatgatttgAAGGAGTTAGATGGGTTTACGGATCCGGGTATCGGGTATGGTAATATCACTGAGGAAGTACTCGAAAAGGCGAAAAAGAAAAGGGTATCGAAATCCGAAAGGAAAAGATTGGCTAGAGAAGCTCAGTTGGAGAAGGAGGAGGTTACAGTTTGTGCAAGGTGTCATTCTTTGAGAAATTATGGTCAGGTTAAGAATCAAACTGCTGAGAACTTGATACCGGATTTTGATTTCGACAAATTGATTAGTACCCGGTTGATGAAACCGACAGGAAATGCGGATTCCACAGTTGTAGTAATAGTTGTTGATTGTGTGGATTTTGATGGTTCGTTTCCGAAACGAGCTGCTAAGTCTTTGTTTGAGTCGTTGGAAGGGGGTCGTGACGGTTTGCCGAGAAGTAAAAAGTTGCCGAAACTTGTTCTGGTGGCTACGAAAGTCGATCTTTTGCCTTCGCAGATATCGCCCACTAGACTAGACCGATGGGTTCGACACCGTGCTAAGGCTCACGGTGCACCTAGGTTAAACGGGGTGTATCTGGTTAGTTCGCGGAAGGATTTAGGTGTTAGGAATTTGCTGACTTTTGTTAAAGATTTGGCTGGACCTAGAGGGCATGTGTGGGTGATTGGGGCACAAAATGCTGGTAAATCGACGTTGATTAATGCGTTTGCTAAGAAAGGAGGGGTGAAAGCTACTAAGCTTACTGAAGCTGCGGTTCCTGGGACGACGCTTGGTATTTTGAGAATTGGAGGGGTGTTATCTGCTAAGGCGAAAATGTATGATACACCGGGGTTATTACATCCGTATTTGATGTCAATGAGATTGAACAGAGAGGAACAAAAGATGGTTGAAATACGAAAGGAGTTACGCCCTCGAACATATAGAATTAAG CAAGGGCAGACGATACACGTTGGTGGTCTAATGAGACTGGACCTAAATCAAGCATCCGTGCAGACAATATATGTTACGGTTTGGGCCTCCCCGAATGTTTCTCTACATCTTGGGAAGGTTGAAAATGCAGACGAAATTTGGAACAAGCATGCTGGTGTTAGATTACAG CCGCCAATTGGTGTAGATCGCTTGTCGGAATTAGGGAAGTGGGAGTCAAGGGAAGTCAAAGTGTCTGGAACAAGCTGGGATGTGAACAGCGTTGACTTATCGGCTGCGGGTCTTGGTTGGTTTTCTTTGGGTTTAAAAGGCGAAGCTACATTGACATTGTGGACGTTTGATGGCATTGAGATAACGACCCGAGAACCCTTAGTACTTGATCGTGCACCGTTTCTTGAAAGACCTGGCTTTTTGCTCCCGAAGGCCATATCGGATGCCATCACCAAGGAAAACAAAACTGAGTCCCAAAAAGAAGATGCGCTAGTCTAG
- the LOC110937953 gene encoding protein EARLY RESPONSIVE TO DEHYDRATION 15, with protein MSLVSQRRSNLNPNAPLFIPAAVRQVEDFSPEWWQLVKTSTWFHDYWLSQQQPQQGTDGSFGNTADDCDIVDMLPDSIDTDEDLLSMEAQYEQFLHSSWMESVNAFGSPAYQQMPSNGLGIEAETLIRSLSLSKATPGSQVEMARYAEKPVRSFSPKIHSQRIQQPR; from the exons ATGTCGCTGGTTTCACAAAGAAGGTCGAATCTGAACCCGAACGCACCGTTGTTCATCCCCGCTGCTGTTCGCCAAGTGGAGGATTTCTCCCCAGAATGGTGGCAGCTGGTGAAGACCTCAACTTGGTTTCATGACTACTGGCTCAGCCAGCAACAGCCGCAGCAGGGGACGGATGGTTCGTTTGGAAACACAGCAGATGACTGTGACATTGTTGACATGCTACCGGATTCTATCGACACTGATGAAGATCTGTTATCCATGGAAGCACAATATGAGCAATTCCTCCATTCGTCTTGGATGGAAAGTGTGAACGCGTTCGGCTCACCTGCGTACCAGCAGATGCCTTCAAACG GGTTGGGAATCGAGGCTGAAACACTAATCAGGAGTTTGAGCTTGTCAAAAGCGACACCCGGGTCACAAGTGGAGATGGCCAGGTATGCAGAAAAGCCAGTGAGATCTTTTAGCCCGAAGATTCACTCACAACGCATTCAGCAACCGCGCTGA